In the Acidimicrobiales bacterium genome, one interval contains:
- a CDS encoding Rrf2 family transcriptional regulator — MKVSTRGDYASRALLSLALRHGDGTPTSVRDIAERTGLPQPYLEQILLALKGAGLVRSKRGVGGGYLLARPPDEIRLSEIVSAVDGPIVAGDFGEPHQDGACDHEGQCVLLAIWACVGDRMKELLGSFTLADIAGMTRGQQPWPNDTTERA, encoded by the coding sequence GTGAAGGTGTCGACGCGGGGTGACTACGCGAGCCGTGCGCTGTTGTCACTCGCTCTGCGCCATGGCGACGGCACCCCCACCTCGGTGCGTGACATCGCGGAGCGCACGGGGCTTCCCCAGCCGTATCTCGAGCAGATACTCCTCGCCCTCAAGGGCGCCGGCCTGGTGCGCTCCAAGCGTGGAGTCGGGGGCGGCTACCTCCTGGCGCGACCACCCGACGAGATCCGTCTCAGCGAGATCGTCAGCGCCGTGGACGGCCCGATCGTCGCCGGCGACTTCGGCGAACCCCACCAGGACGGGGCCTGTGACCACGAGGGCCAGTGCGTCCTACTCGCGATCTGGGCGTGCGTCGGCGACCGGATGAAGGAGCTGCTGGGCTCGTTCACCCTCGCTGACATCGCCGGGATGACCCGGGGCCAACAGCCGTGGCCCAACGACACCACCGAACGCGCCTGA